In one window of Sandaracinaceae bacterium DNA:
- a CDS encoding MBL fold metallo-hydrolase, with amino-acid sequence MRPEDLSFAPRDFEVPAHRPPVTVTWLGTAGFALSHDGFTVLIDPYLTRAPLRGLLGGLRSDPAAVARHAPQADAIVAGHTHFDHVLDVPAIAKATGATVYGSRSCVRLCRLEGVPEAQVVDVESRGREPSRAEVGPFELRFIPSVHSAFLFGRIPSPGDISDCDQIPLRTHQYRCGAVFGVDVRVAGRRIYHLGSADLLDAYPERDVDLLLMCVAGWTTTERFAPRVMGALRPGAVLLSHWDNFFRPMDAGARALPAMRMPRLVDQLTAIDPSVRVGTVPLLGSVSL; translated from the coding sequence GTGCGCCCGGAAGACCTGTCGTTCGCGCCTCGCGATTTCGAGGTGCCCGCCCATCGCCCCCCGGTGACCGTCACCTGGCTCGGCACCGCGGGCTTCGCGCTCTCGCACGACGGCTTCACCGTCCTGATCGACCCGTACCTGACCCGCGCGCCGCTGCGGGGGCTGCTCGGTGGGCTGCGGAGCGATCCCGCGGCCGTGGCCCGCCACGCGCCGCAGGCCGACGCGATCGTGGCTGGCCACACGCACTTCGATCACGTGCTCGACGTGCCGGCGATCGCGAAGGCGACGGGCGCCACCGTGTACGGCTCGCGCTCGTGCGTGCGGCTCTGTCGGCTCGAGGGCGTGCCCGAGGCCCAGGTCGTCGACGTGGAGAGCCGCGGCCGCGAGCCCTCCCGCGCCGAGGTCGGCCCGTTCGAGCTGCGCTTCATCCCGAGCGTGCACTCGGCCTTCCTCTTCGGCCGCATCCCCTCGCCGGGCGACATCAGCGACTGCGATCAGATCCCGCTGCGCACCCATCAGTACCGCTGCGGCGCGGTCTTCGGGGTCGACGTGCGCGTGGCGGGCCGACGGATCTATCACCTCGGCAGCGCCGATCTTCTCGACGCCTACCCCGAGCGCGACGTCGACCTGCTGCTCATGTGCGTGGCCGGCTGGACGACCACCGAGCGCTTCGCGCCGCGCGTCATGGGCGCGCTCCGCCCGGGCGCGGTCCTGCTCAGCCACTGGGACAACTTCTTCCGCCCCATGGACGCCGGCGCCCGCGCGCTCCCCGCGATGCGCATGCCCCGCCTCGTCGACCAGCTGACCGCGATCGACCCGAGCGTGCGCGTCGGCACCGTGCCGCTGCTGGGTTCCGTCTCCCTCTGA
- a CDS encoding mechanosensitive ion channel codes for MKRPASRCLDARARQPGATARRTWLLGLATLAVCALAAPAQAQQRAETDPTPPSEPLQAVERLAEPEPELEPIPTPQIGRRIEETFRELQDVAPRLRRQREIKVIRDALPRFTREVDLMRALPALERLHGLSPRALLDLEQEWERIKMRLSTWQSELEARVTSLAEERHHVGRAKRIWRLSLEAERPEPLPPSQLQRIQRLQGEIRRVNRRLERRIDEVLELQGQLSDEGLRIAAMLARIQSARQQARDERVQRDHRALWEGGAWLPGARPEAIPTQVAEEHAATLSTFLRRERVALAFQGACFLAFALPLFWLRRRYGEPAPREHVAPLRALRARPLASASLMTLVATPVFHAYEPSVVRALVLLLFVPAIVRLAPYLLPAPRRPQLGLIALAAVSTVVAVGYAPPVLRRALLLLLPFGGIALAFLLHRGIAKSPRLAGARRLTSWILRLAALPLLFASWYGAAGYVERAAVWIDGTFTLIETIIVAMMAVDLASGMMRMAARHRWARALFTFRKRRLAATRTLARLFRWIGLGGVLYAALVGFDVLDPLLEGSRLVLRKSYAFGSIELSVGEVIAFVAVIAGTFVVVRLVHFLLSQEVLPRFDLGQGTEAAISLTVSYLLVALGVVLAFGNAGVNPEQLALLGGALGVGIGFGLQNVVSNFVSGLILVAERPIKVGDVIEMEDLVGTVQRIGIRSSTVRSLTGAEVIVPNADLISGNLVNWTLSDARRRIDVKVGTGYDHDPAEVKQILEGAVRGQRGVLHDPKPEVLCTGFGDSSVDFEVRVWTSSYSEGVRVYSALAQRIYAVLAEEGIEIPFPQRDLHVKSIEAALPQSSGSGDSVTADESA; via the coding sequence ATGAAGCGCCCCGCATCACGCTGCCTGGATGCACGCGCACGCCAACCGGGCGCCACGGCGCGACGCACGTGGCTGCTGGGGCTCGCGACGCTCGCCGTGTGCGCCCTCGCCGCGCCCGCGCAGGCGCAGCAGCGGGCCGAGACCGATCCCACCCCGCCGTCGGAGCCGCTCCAGGCGGTCGAGCGCCTCGCCGAGCCGGAGCCGGAGCTCGAGCCGATCCCGACGCCGCAGATCGGCCGGCGCATCGAGGAGACCTTCAGGGAGCTCCAAGACGTGGCCCCGCGGCTGCGGCGGCAGCGCGAGATCAAGGTGATCCGCGACGCCCTCCCCCGCTTCACCCGCGAGGTGGACCTGATGCGCGCCCTGCCCGCGCTCGAGCGCCTGCACGGGCTGTCGCCGCGGGCGCTGCTCGACCTCGAGCAGGAGTGGGAGCGCATCAAGATGCGCCTCTCGACCTGGCAGTCGGAGCTCGAGGCCCGCGTCACCTCGCTCGCCGAGGAGCGTCACCACGTCGGCCGCGCCAAGCGGATCTGGCGGCTGAGCCTGGAGGCCGAGCGCCCCGAGCCGCTGCCTCCCTCGCAGCTCCAGCGGATCCAGCGACTGCAGGGCGAGATCCGTCGGGTGAACCGTCGGCTCGAGCGCCGCATCGACGAGGTGCTGGAGCTGCAAGGGCAGCTGTCGGACGAGGGGCTCCGCATCGCGGCGATGCTCGCGCGCATCCAGTCGGCCCGGCAGCAGGCGCGCGACGAGCGCGTGCAGCGCGATCACCGGGCCCTCTGGGAGGGCGGCGCGTGGCTCCCGGGCGCGCGCCCCGAGGCGATCCCGACGCAGGTCGCGGAGGAGCACGCGGCGACGCTGAGCACGTTCCTCCGGAGAGAGCGCGTGGCGCTCGCGTTCCAGGGCGCGTGTTTCCTGGCGTTCGCGCTGCCGCTCTTCTGGCTGCGCCGACGCTACGGCGAGCCCGCGCCGCGAGAGCACGTCGCGCCGCTCCGGGCCCTGCGCGCGCGCCCCCTCGCGAGCGCGAGCCTGATGACGCTCGTCGCGACGCCGGTCTTTCACGCCTACGAGCCCTCGGTGGTGCGCGCGCTGGTCCTCCTGCTCTTCGTGCCCGCGATCGTGCGGCTCGCGCCCTACCTGCTGCCCGCGCCGCGCCGCCCGCAGCTCGGGCTGATCGCGCTCGCGGCCGTGAGCACCGTGGTCGCGGTGGGCTACGCGCCGCCCGTGCTGCGCCGCGCGCTCTTGCTGCTGCTGCCCTTCGGCGGCATCGCGCTCGCGTTCCTGCTGCACCGCGGCATCGCCAAGAGCCCGCGGCTGGCCGGCGCCCGCCGCCTCACTTCGTGGATCCTGCGGCTCGCCGCGCTGCCGCTCCTCTTCGCCAGCTGGTACGGCGCGGCCGGCTACGTCGAGCGCGCGGCGGTGTGGATCGACGGGACGTTCACGCTCATCGAGACGATCATCGTGGCGATGATGGCCGTCGACCTCGCGTCCGGCATGATGCGCATGGCCGCGCGGCACCGCTGGGCGCGGGCGCTCTTCACGTTCCGCAAGCGTCGGCTCGCCGCCACCCGCACCCTGGCCCGGCTCTTCCGGTGGATCGGGCTCGGCGGCGTGCTCTACGCGGCCCTCGTCGGCTTCGACGTGCTCGACCCGCTCCTCGAGGGCAGCCGGCTGGTGCTGCGCAAGAGCTACGCGTTCGGCTCGATCGAGCTGTCGGTGGGCGAGGTCATCGCCTTCGTCGCCGTCATCGCGGGCACCTTCGTGGTCGTCCGGCTCGTGCACTTCCTCTTGTCCCAGGAGGTGCTCCCGCGCTTCGACCTCGGCCAGGGCACGGAGGCGGCGATCTCTCTGACCGTCAGCTACCTGCTCGTCGCGCTCGGCGTGGTGCTCGCGTTCGGCAACGCGGGAGTCAACCCGGAGCAGCTGGCGCTGCTCGGCGGCGCGCTCGGCGTCGGCATCGGCTTCGGCCTCCAGAACGTGGTGAGCAACTTCGTCTCGGGCCTGATCCTCGTCGCCGAGCGCCCGATCAAGGTCGGCGACGTGATCGAGATGGAGGACCTCGTCGGCACCGTGCAGCGCATCGGCATCCGCTCGAGCACGGTCCGCTCGCTGACCGGCGCGGAGGTGATCGTGCCGAACGCCGACCTCATCAGCGGCAACCTCGTCAACTGGACGCTCAGCGACGCGCGCCGCCGCATCGACGTGAAGGTGGGCACCGGGTACGACCACGATCCGGCGGAGGTGAAGCAGATCCTCGAGGGGGCCGTCCGGGGCCAGCGCGGGGTGCTGCACGATCCCAAGCCCGAGGTGCTCTGCACCGGCTTCGGCGACAGCAGCGTCGACTTCGAGGTGCGGGTCTGGACCTCGAGCTACTCCGAGGGCGTGCGCGTCTACTCGGCGCTCGCGCAGCGCATCTACGCCGTGCTGGCCGAGGAGGGGATCGAGATCCCGTTCCCGCAACGCGACCTGCACGTGAAGAGCATCGAGGCCGCGCTCCCTCAGAGCTCCGGATCGGGCGACTCGGTCACCGCGGACGAGAGCGCGTAG
- a CDS encoding DNA polymerase II, whose protein sequence is MAETEMFLLTRGLRQRGDGLELTYWGWSESGPVRVVLTGQRARFFVERDLETRAGERRPSAFRTLIGAPVDEVSFTDRRAMRAEADRLRRQGTPAWEDDVKPADRVLMERFTTAGCKVVGVARQRRGFVEYVDPELSPAEVTPTLTVSSFDVESEGRDGPLLCVAIVTGDEECVFVRGRGPVMEGVRYFDGERDTLRAFLAYVEQRDPDVLIGWNVIDFDVDYLARRCEANGLRFTLGRDRSRARVIRGGQANAPAVAMVSGRVVLDGIATMRAATWSFERWSLEHVGHALLGRGKSIAKVEDKLQEILRMYREDLPALIGYNLEDCRLVRDIFAAAHVLDFAIERQRLTGLTMDRRAGAVAAFDYLYLPRLHAKGRVAPSKGSHREAVASPGGHVMDSVPGLYENVLVLDFKSLYPSLIRTFLVDPLGLATQEGPQVEGFAGARFSRTEHILPGLIETLWAARDEAKRKEDAALSRAIKIQMNSFYGVLGTPACRFYDPRLATSITRRGHEVLRGSRALLEERGHQVIYGDTDSLFVWLGPGLDLAQCAQRGAELAELLNAHWRRHVREVHGVESALELEYETHYARFLMPTMRGSEQGSKKRYAGWVRAADGSAKLVVKGLEAVRTDWTPLARRFQRELLRRVFTDQPVEAWIVELTGALRRGELDEELVYRKRIRRELDAYTRNVPPHVAAARQLDREVREVEYVITTRGPQPVERQTAPLDHAHYLERQLAPAAQAVLPFIGVDFMKLGGRQLSLF, encoded by the coding sequence GTGGCCGAGACCGAGATGTTCCTCCTCACGCGCGGGCTGCGGCAGCGCGGTGACGGGCTCGAGCTGACCTACTGGGGCTGGAGCGAGAGCGGCCCGGTGCGCGTGGTGCTCACGGGCCAGCGAGCGCGCTTCTTCGTCGAGCGGGACCTCGAGACGCGAGCCGGCGAGCGGCGGCCGAGCGCCTTCCGCACGCTGATCGGGGCGCCGGTGGACGAGGTCTCCTTCACGGATCGCAGGGCGATGCGCGCGGAGGCCGATCGGCTGCGACGGCAGGGCACCCCGGCCTGGGAGGACGACGTCAAGCCCGCCGACCGCGTGCTGATGGAGCGCTTCACCACCGCGGGCTGCAAGGTCGTCGGCGTCGCGCGACAGCGGCGCGGCTTCGTGGAGTACGTCGACCCCGAGCTGAGCCCGGCCGAGGTGACGCCGACGCTCACCGTCTCCTCGTTCGACGTCGAGTCGGAGGGGCGGGACGGGCCGCTCCTGTGCGTGGCCATCGTCACGGGAGACGAGGAGTGCGTCTTCGTCCGGGGGCGCGGGCCCGTCATGGAGGGCGTCCGCTACTTCGATGGCGAGCGCGACACCCTGCGCGCGTTCCTCGCCTACGTGGAGCAGCGTGACCCCGACGTGTTGATCGGGTGGAACGTCATCGACTTCGACGTCGACTATCTCGCGCGGCGCTGCGAGGCGAACGGGCTGCGCTTCACGCTCGGCCGCGACCGGAGCCGCGCGCGGGTGATCCGCGGCGGGCAAGCGAACGCGCCAGCCGTGGCCATGGTCTCCGGGCGCGTCGTGCTGGACGGCATCGCGACCATGCGGGCGGCGACCTGGAGCTTCGAGCGATGGAGCCTCGAGCACGTCGGGCACGCGCTGCTCGGGCGCGGCAAGTCGATCGCCAAGGTCGAGGACAAGCTCCAGGAGATCCTCCGCATGTACCGCGAGGATCTGCCCGCGCTCATCGGCTACAACCTCGAGGACTGTCGCCTCGTGCGCGACATCTTCGCGGCGGCGCACGTCCTGGACTTCGCGATCGAGCGACAGCGCCTGACCGGGCTGACGATGGACCGGCGCGCGGGGGCCGTGGCCGCGTTCGACTATCTCTACCTGCCGCGCTTGCACGCGAAGGGCCGCGTCGCGCCGTCGAAGGGATCCCACCGCGAGGCGGTCGCGAGCCCGGGCGGTCACGTGATGGACTCCGTGCCGGGGCTCTACGAGAACGTGCTCGTGCTCGACTTCAAGAGCCTGTACCCGAGCCTCATCCGGACGTTCCTCGTCGACCCGCTGGGGCTCGCGACGCAGGAGGGACCGCAGGTCGAGGGCTTCGCGGGGGCGCGGTTCTCGCGCACCGAGCACATCCTGCCCGGGCTGATCGAGACCCTCTGGGCGGCGCGGGACGAGGCCAAGCGCAAGGAGGACGCCGCCTTGTCACGCGCGATCAAGATCCAGATGAACTCGTTCTACGGGGTGCTCGGTACGCCGGCCTGCCGCTTCTACGACCCCCGGCTGGCCACGTCGATCACGCGCCGGGGCCACGAGGTGCTCCGGGGCAGCCGCGCGCTGCTCGAGGAGCGCGGCCATCAGGTGATCTACGGCGACACCGACTCGCTCTTCGTGTGGCTCGGGCCGGGGCTCGATCTGGCGCAGTGCGCGCAGCGCGGAGCCGAGCTCGCGGAGCTGCTCAACGCGCACTGGCGGCGGCACGTCCGCGAGGTCCACGGGGTCGAGAGCGCGCTCGAGCTGGAGTACGAGACCCACTACGCGCGCTTCCTGATGCCGACGATGCGGGGCAGCGAGCAGGGCAGCAAGAAGCGCTACGCGGGCTGGGTCCGCGCGGCCGACGGCTCGGCCAAGCTCGTCGTGAAGGGGCTCGAGGCCGTGCGCACCGACTGGACGCCGCTCGCGCGCCGCTTCCAGCGCGAGCTGCTCCGCCGCGTCTTCACCGACCAGCCCGTCGAGGCGTGGATCGTCGAGCTGACGGGCGCGCTGCGCCGGGGCGAGCTGGACGAGGAGCTGGTCTACCGCAAGCGGATCCGCCGCGAGCTGGACGCCTACACGCGCAACGTCCCGCCCCACGTCGCGGCGGCCCGGCAGCTGGATCGCGAGGTGCGCGAGGTCGAGTACGTCATCACCACGCGCGGCCCGCAGCCCGTCGAGCGGCAGACCGCGCCGCTGGATCATGCGCACTACCTCGAGCGTCAGCTCGCGCCGGCCGCGCAGGCCGTCCTGCCCTTCATCGGCGTGGACTTCATGAAGCTGGGTGGGCGACAGCTCTCGCTCTTCTGA
- a CDS encoding AraC family transcriptional regulator ligand-binding domain-containing protein, with the protein MGARSLTIFVRVLEHRGLAIEELATAAGVPVATLRTSGMVQYDDGMALWRAAESLTGDACVGLHAGAAIELDQVGMFGPVVAHASDVRGGLAALCRIFAMAVEGGRLTLDGDRLVYVSPRPEGPTLRHGVDAIFASVLKIVRSCAAGEVRVRAVSHQLPRPDDVRPYRRVYGVSPTFGAAENAIELAPESLSLPMRGSDPVLARLVLTHAEQLVGDAAPAPVVRDAEAALSALLQEGREPTLVEVAARVGTSGRSLQRAFGAAGTSFSAVRAGVLREHAERWLREATLSIDEIAARLGYAHRSGFERAFRAWTGRTPAQARSTRG; encoded by the coding sequence ATGGGCGCCAGAAGCCTCACCATCTTCGTGCGGGTGCTCGAGCACCGGGGGCTCGCGATCGAGGAGCTCGCGACGGCGGCGGGGGTGCCCGTCGCCACGCTGCGCACGTCGGGCATGGTGCAGTATGACGACGGCATGGCGCTCTGGCGCGCGGCGGAGTCGCTCACCGGGGACGCGTGCGTCGGCCTTCACGCCGGCGCCGCCATCGAGCTCGATCAGGTCGGGATGTTCGGACCCGTGGTTGCCCACGCCTCGGACGTGCGCGGAGGGCTGGCCGCGCTCTGCCGCATCTTCGCGATGGCGGTCGAAGGAGGCCGACTGACGCTCGACGGGGATCGGCTGGTCTACGTCAGCCCACGTCCGGAGGGCCCGACCCTGCGGCACGGCGTGGACGCGATCTTCGCCTCGGTCCTGAAGATCGTGCGCAGCTGCGCGGCCGGAGAGGTGCGGGTGCGCGCGGTCTCCCACCAGCTCCCGAGGCCGGACGACGTCAGACCCTACCGCCGCGTCTACGGGGTCAGCCCTACCTTCGGCGCCGCCGAGAACGCGATCGAGCTCGCGCCCGAGTCGCTCTCGCTGCCGATGCGCGGCTCCGATCCCGTGCTCGCGCGCCTCGTGCTGACGCACGCCGAGCAGCTCGTCGGCGACGCGGCCCCCGCGCCGGTCGTGCGGGACGCCGAGGCCGCGCTGTCCGCGCTGCTCCAGGAGGGCCGGGAGCCCACCCTCGTCGAGGTCGCCGCGCGCGTCGGCACCAGCGGGCGCAGCCTCCAGCGCGCCTTCGGCGCCGCCGGGACCTCGTTCAGCGCGGTGCGCGCCGGCGTGCTGCGAGAGCACGCGGAGCGCTGGCTCCGGGAGGCGACGCTGAGCATCGACGAGATCGCGGCCCGGCTCGGGTACGCGCACCGCAGCGGCTTCGAGCGCGCCTTCCGCGCGTGGACCGGCCGGACGCCAGCGCAGGCCCGCTCGACCCGCGGCTGA
- a CDS encoding thioredoxin domain-containing protein produces the protein MRSCICLAALLLASCGGAAVDEAALRDEIREEVRAEMAREARRNRPRAEVDAEVDVALPDTPRFLIDAAGAPARGAADPRVTIVTFSDFQCPFCGRVQATLRRLLEAYPDDVRLVFRNNPLPFHQDAMPAAEAAQEAHSQGGPEMFWRLHDLLFANQHALERADLERYAAQIGMDVTRLTQALDRHTHQARIVADQTEAGARGARGTPAFFINGVQLMGAQPFERFDEIVQRELAVARRLEAAGVARGQIYAYLMRDALDAPPHRPAAPTPPPRARRQPDPDAIYRVPVSGQPQLGPDDALVTIVEYADFQCPFCVRVQPTLEQLRQRYGNDLRIVYRHNPLSFHENAMPAAEAAAEVHAQAGSAAFFRYAALLFENARALTRDNLLAWASQVGVSAADVDRALSDGRHRAAILEDQRLAQSLGASGTPTFFINGRNLRGAQPYDVFERAVDAALADARRRVAEGTPRGQLYASIVEHGSTSPQYMAGTGGAELAPPDADQVYAIPVRDGAPSRGPRTAPVTVQLFSDFQCPFCARVRPVIDQIVQRYGNQVRVVWRDYPLPFHQNAMPAARAAREVHRQGGDQAFWAFHDLLFDNQRNLETDEIVRLAGTVPGVNARRVRRVLESDRFEAEVRADTQAVADAGVRIGTPSLFINGRLIQGAQPFAAFEAAIDRALANP, from the coding sequence ATGAGATCCTGCATCTGCCTCGCCGCCCTCCTGCTCGCGTCCTGTGGAGGCGCCGCCGTCGACGAAGCCGCCCTGCGCGACGAGATCCGCGAGGAGGTGCGGGCCGAGATGGCGCGCGAGGCGCGGCGCAACCGGCCCCGCGCCGAGGTCGACGCCGAGGTCGACGTCGCGCTCCCCGACACACCGCGCTTCCTGATCGACGCCGCGGGCGCGCCGGCGCGCGGCGCCGCCGATCCGCGCGTCACCATCGTCACCTTCAGCGACTTCCAGTGCCCCTTCTGCGGGCGGGTGCAAGCGACGCTGCGGCGGTTGCTCGAGGCGTACCCCGACGACGTTCGCCTGGTCTTCCGGAACAACCCGCTGCCGTTTCACCAGGACGCGATGCCGGCCGCGGAGGCCGCGCAGGAGGCCCACTCCCAGGGCGGCCCGGAGATGTTCTGGCGCCTCCACGATCTCCTCTTCGCCAACCAGCACGCGCTCGAGCGCGCGGACCTGGAGCGCTACGCGGCGCAGATCGGGATGGACGTGACACGGCTGACGCAGGCCCTCGACCGACACACCCACCAAGCGCGGATCGTGGCCGACCAGACGGAGGCCGGGGCGCGGGGCGCGCGCGGCACGCCGGCGTTCTTCATCAACGGCGTGCAGCTGATGGGCGCGCAGCCCTTCGAGCGCTTCGACGAGATCGTGCAGCGCGAGCTGGCCGTGGCGCGTCGGCTCGAGGCGGCCGGCGTGGCGCGCGGCCAGATCTACGCCTACCTGATGCGCGACGCGCTCGACGCGCCGCCCCACCGCCCGGCCGCTCCGACGCCTCCTCCGCGCGCGCGCCGGCAGCCCGACCCGGACGCGATCTATCGCGTGCCCGTGTCCGGCCAGCCGCAGCTCGGACCGGACGACGCGCTCGTCACGATCGTCGAGTACGCGGACTTCCAGTGCCCCTTCTGCGTGCGGGTCCAGCCCACCCTGGAGCAGCTCCGGCAGCGCTACGGCAACGACCTCCGGATCGTCTACCGTCACAACCCGCTGTCATTCCATGAGAACGCCATGCCGGCCGCGGAGGCCGCGGCGGAGGTCCACGCGCAGGCGGGGTCGGCGGCGTTCTTTCGCTACGCCGCGCTGCTCTTCGAGAACGCGCGGGCGCTGACACGCGACAACCTCCTCGCCTGGGCCAGCCAGGTGGGTGTGAGCGCCGCCGACGTCGATCGCGCGCTCTCGGACGGGCGACATCGCGCGGCCATCCTGGAGGACCAGCGCCTCGCCCAGAGCCTGGGCGCGAGCGGCACGCCGACCTTCTTCATCAACGGTCGCAACCTTCGTGGCGCCCAGCCCTATGACGTGTTCGAGCGAGCCGTGGACGCGGCGCTGGCCGACGCGCGGCGTCGCGTCGCGGAGGGCACGCCCCGCGGGCAGCTCTACGCAAGCATCGTGGAGCACGGCTCCACCTCGCCGCAGTACATGGCGGGGACGGGCGGCGCGGAGCTGGCGCCCCCCGACGCCGACCAGGTCTACGCGATCCCGGTCCGCGACGGCGCCCCGTCCCGCGGACCGCGCACCGCGCCCGTCACCGTGCAGCTCTTCAGCGACTTCCAGTGCCCGTTCTGCGCGCGCGTCCGACCGGTGATCGATCAGATCGTGCAGCGCTACGGCAACCAGGTCCGCGTCGTGTGGCGCGACTATCCCCTGCCCTTTCATCAGAACGCGATGCCCGCCGCGCGCGCCGCCCGCGAGGTCCATCGGCAGGGCGGAGACCAGGCCTTCTGGGCGTTTCACGACTTGCTGTTCGACAACCAGCGCAACCTCGAGACCGACGAGATCGTGCGGCTCGCGGGCACCGTGCCGGGCGTGAACGCGCGCCGCGTGCGGCGGGTCCTGGAGTCGGACCGCTTCGAGGCCGAGGTGCGCGCGGACACGCAGGCGGTCGCGGACGCCGGCGTCCGGATCGGGACGCCGAGCCTGTTCATCAACGGCCGGCTCATCCAGGGCGCGCAGCCGTTCGCCGCGTTCGAGGCGGCGATCGACCGCGCGCTGGCCAACCCCTGA
- a CDS encoding alpha-amylase family glycosyl hydrolase encodes MRALTLFTAVALLALGCTFEGMVTPPDLDGGPVIDRDADPFPGWRRCRGGDGGAGDASCGDASAPPPVDAGPPPPPCNEISFRYVNPGASTVWVSGSFTPRSTDPSEWARDPSEGALEMVNDGTGVWTLTTLIEPFGRHEYKLIIDGTDWIADPNADELVPDGFGGQNGVLLVCTTGCGEIDAFDWRDAVMYFAMVDRFRDSDGRADPVPGATGGDATRGPSGQYEGGDLPGATGALDYLADLGVTAVWLSAPYENRDSAGAAIDPASDSHQYSAYHGYWPSPANIDYSDPRNPSPRPAVESRIGSASDLRTFVDTAHATTGADGRPMKVLFDYVMNHVDIDSGLHAAHPDWFARRGDGRLPLCGPENLWDDPYWGTRCAFTDYLPAFEFDNADARRWSVNDALWWAREYDLDGYRLDAIKHVPLNWLTDLRARLDSEITAPEGGRFYLVGETFAYDDPGLIRSFVDPDTMLDGQFDFPLKARLCEAVFRPDGNLGNLSSWMDGNDAFYGPSAIMTTWAGNHDIPRVIHFASGEIGNCREGSNPGNGWDWRPPQPSDAAPYERLGVAFAILFTNPGIPLLYYGDEIGLAGGGDPDNRRMMPTSDADLNPHQIALRGRVRALARLRAQNRALTRGRRRTVSVDADTWVYAMGGCGESAPDVTVAINRADASRTVNIPAGSYVDLLDGGDVAGGAVTLGPRDFLVLGPR; translated from the coding sequence ATGCGCGCCCTCACCCTCTTCACCGCCGTGGCCCTGCTCGCGCTGGGCTGCACCTTCGAAGGCATGGTCACTCCGCCGGATCTCGACGGCGGGCCCGTGATCGATCGAGACGCCGACCCGTTCCCCGGCTGGAGGCGCTGCCGCGGCGGCGACGGCGGCGCGGGCGACGCGAGCTGCGGAGACGCGAGCGCTCCCCCGCCCGTCGACGCAGGCCCGCCACCTCCCCCATGCAACGAGATCAGCTTCCGCTACGTCAACCCGGGCGCGAGCACGGTCTGGGTCAGCGGCTCGTTCACGCCTCGCAGCACCGACCCGAGCGAGTGGGCGCGCGACCCGAGCGAAGGCGCGCTCGAGATGGTGAACGACGGCACGGGGGTCTGGACGCTCACGACGCTCATCGAGCCCTTCGGCCGCCACGAGTACAAGCTCATCATCGACGGGACGGACTGGATCGCCGACCCCAACGCGGACGAGCTGGTCCCCGACGGCTTCGGGGGCCAGAACGGCGTGCTCCTGGTGTGCACCACGGGGTGCGGCGAGATCGACGCGTTCGACTGGCGAGACGCCGTCATGTACTTTGCCATGGTCGACCGCTTCCGTGACTCGGATGGGCGCGCCGATCCGGTCCCGGGCGCGACGGGCGGCGACGCGACCCGCGGACCCAGCGGTCAGTACGAGGGGGGCGACCTCCCCGGCGCCACGGGCGCGCTCGACTACCTCGCGGATCTCGGCGTCACCGCGGTCTGGCTGAGCGCCCCCTACGAGAACCGCGACTCCGCAGGCGCGGCCATCGACCCCGCGTCCGACTCGCACCAGTACAGCGCGTACCACGGCTACTGGCCGTCCCCCGCGAACATCGACTACTCGGACCCCCGCAATCCGTCACCCCGCCCGGCGGTCGAGAGCCGCATCGGCTCCGCCTCCGATCTGCGCACGTTCGTCGACACGGCCCACGCCACGACGGGGGCCGACGGCCGCCCGATGAAGGTGCTCTTCGACTACGTGATGAACCACGTGGACATCGACAGCGGGCTCCACGCCGCGCACCCCGACTGGTTCGCGCGCCGCGGCGACGGCCGGCTCCCGCTGTGCGGCCCGGAGAACCTCTGGGACGACCCCTACTGGGGCACGCGCTGCGCGTTCACCGACTACCTCCCCGCCTTCGAGTTCGACAACGCTGACGCCCGCCGCTGGAGCGTGAACGACGCGCTCTGGTGGGCGCGCGAGTACGACCTCGACGGCTATCGCCTCGACGCGATCAAGCACGTGCCGCTCAACTGGCTGACCGACCTGCGCGCGCGCCTGGACAGCGAGATCACCGCCCCCGAGGGCGGCCGCTTCTACCTGGTCGGCGAGACGTTCGCGTACGACGACCCGGGCCTGATCCGGAGCTTCGTCGACCCGGACACGATGCTCGACGGGCAGTTCGACTTCCCGCTGAAGGCGCGCCTCTGCGAGGCGGTGTTCCGACCCGACGGGAACCTCGGCAACCTCTCCAGCTGGATGGACGGCAACGACGCGTTCTATGGTCCGAGCGCGATCATGACGACCTGGGCGGGCAACCACGACATCCCGCGCGTGATCCACTTCGCGAGCGGCGAGATCGGCAACTGCCGTGAGGGCTCCAACCCGGGCAACGGCTGGGACTGGCGCCCGCCGCAGCCGAGCGACGCCGCGCCCTACGAGCGGCTCGGGGTCGCGTTCGCCATCCTGTTCACCAACCCGGGCATCCCGCTCCTCTACTACGGCGACGAGATCGGCCTCGCGGGCGGCGGCGACCCCGACAACCGGCGCATGATGCCGACGAGCGACGCGGACCTGAACCCGCACCAGATCGCGCTGCGTGGGCGCGTCCGGGCGCTCGCGCGGCTCCGCGCCCAGAACCGCGCGCTGACCCGCGGCCGCCGCCGCACGGTGAGCGTCGACGCGGACACGTGGGTCTACGCGATGGGCGGCTGCGGGGAGAGCGCGCCCGACGTCACCGTCGCGATCAACCGCGCGGACGCGTCCCGCACCGTGAACATCCCCGCGGGCAGCTACGTCGACCTGCTCGACGGCGGCGACGTCGCAGGGGGCGCGGTGACCCTCGGGCCGCGCGACTTCCTCGTGCTCGGGCCCCGCTGA